The DNA region GAAATTAAAGCTCAAACTAAGCAACTTGTCGAGGAAGTATTAGGACTCAGCAATCTTCAAAAGGGACAGATTTTTATCCTCGGCTTGTCATCAAGTGAGGTTATCGGTGGATATATCGGGAAAAATTCTAACCTAGAAGTTGGCGAAGCAGTCGTGGAAACGACTCTAAGCATCCTAGAGCCCAAAGGAATTTATCTGGCTGTTCAAGGTTGTGAACACCTCAATCGTGCCTTGGTGGTCGAGCGAGAATTGGCCATCCAGAAAGACTTGGAGATTGTCAATGTTCTACCGACCCTTCATGCAGGAGGATCTGGACAACTA from Streptococcus ruminantium includes:
- a CDS encoding TIGR01440 family protein — encoded protein: MSLKEIKAQTKQLVEEVLGLSNLQKGQIFILGLSSSEVIGGYIGKNSNLEVGEAVVETTLSILEPKGIYLAVQGCEHLNRALVVERELAIQKDLEIVNVLPTLHAGGSGQLAAFKYMKDPVEVEFITAQAGIDIGDTAIGMHVKHVQVPIRPSLREIGQAHVTALASRPKLIGGARAAYQEDGIRKQ